One window from the genome of Bubalus kerabau isolate K-KA32 ecotype Philippines breed swamp buffalo chromosome 17, PCC_UOA_SB_1v2, whole genome shotgun sequence encodes:
- the CHMP1A gene encoding charged multivesicular body protein 1a: MDDTLFQLKFTAKQLEKLAKKAEKDSKAEQAKVKKALQQKNVECARVYAENAIRKKNEGVNWLRMASRVDAVASKVQTAVTMKGVTKNMAQVTKALDRALSTMDLQKVSAVMDRFEQQVQNLDVHTSVMEDSMSSATTLTTPQEQVDSLILQIAEENGLEVLDQLSQLPEGASAVGESSVRSQEDQLSRRLAALRN; encoded by the exons ATGGACG ACACCCTGTTCCAGCTGAAG TTCACGGCAAAGCAGCTGGAGAAGCTGGCCAAGAAGGCGGAGAAGGACTCCAAGGCAGAGCAGGCCAAGGTGAAGAAG GCCCTTCAGCAGAAGAATGTAGAGTGTGCACGTGTGTATGCTGAGAATGCCATCCGCAAAAAGAACGAAGGTGTGAACTGGCTCCGCATGGCATCCCGCGTGGATGCCGTGGCCTCTAAGGTGCAGACAGCCGTGACCATGAAGGGG GTGACCAAGAACATGGCACAGGTGACCAAAGCCCTGGACCGGGCGCTCAGCACCATGGACCTGCAGAAGGTCTCTGCTGTGATGGACAGGTTCGAGCAGCAGGTGCAGAACCTGGATGTACACACGTCG GTGATGGAAGACTCCATGAGCTCGGCCACCACGCTGACCACGCCACAGGAGCAGGTAGATAGCCTCATCCTGCAGATCGCGGAGGAGAACGGCCTGGAGGTGCTGGACCAGCTCAGCCAGCTGCCCGAGGGCGCCTCTGCTGTGGGCGAGAGCTCCGTGCGCAGCCAGGAGGACCAGCTGTCCCGGAG GTTGGCCGCCCTGAGGAATTAG